In the Aliarcobacter cryaerophilus genome, one interval contains:
- a CDS encoding cytochrome b/b6 domain-containing protein, whose product MENKSFLSEYKAYVIVGFLFMLLTYWYFWLATIADINYVYQFLMQMLKGNFTGQIVPFDSLTQYQQMEVGLFGPRYDAIAPEVIRAFEERQHLLPWVFFVEFWLFVIMFIVAKGRKQAKITRENDKVQVYSLFQRVVLLLNIVIMIYLFITGFSITFGNWTGGGYIPRLMRATHEVVGVAWIPVWFIVTVIAFKDHKYFVRPSSKIWHKFFLRGKYEHMNRINYYMYVAFGFLLVLSGFTIWYMFPDAATHAQTIQIKRFILFIHFMGSAIISFFTFETVYSYFVSVKGYIPGVITGKLPIEYLEQLRPDVLEEDKDLLKR is encoded by the coding sequence ATGGAAAATAAAAGTTTTCTAAGTGAATATAAAGCTTACGTAATAGTAGGCTTTTTGTTCATGCTTTTAACATATTGGTACTTTTGGTTAGCAACAATTGCTGATATAAACTATGTTTACCAATTTTTAATGCAAATGTTAAAAGGAAATTTTACTGGACAAATTGTACCTTTTGATAGTTTAACACAGTATCAACAAATGGAAGTGGGTCTTTTTGGACCTAGATATGATGCAATTGCGCCTGAAGTTATAAGAGCATTTGAAGAGAGACAACATCTACTTCCTTGGGTTTTCTTTGTAGAATTTTGGTTGTTTGTAATTATGTTTATAGTTGCAAAAGGAAGAAAACAAGCAAAAATCACTAGAGAAAATGATAAAGTACAAGTTTACTCACTTTTTCAAAGAGTTGTTCTTTTATTAAATATTGTAATTATGATTTATCTGTTTATAACTGGTTTTTCAATAACATTTGGAAACTGGACAGGTGGAGGATATATTCCTAGACTTATGAGAGCTACACATGAAGTTGTTGGTGTTGCTTGGATTCCAGTTTGGTTTATTGTTACAGTTATTGCATTTAAAGATCACAAATACTTTGTAAGACCTAGTTCTAAAATATGGCATAAATTCTTTTTAAGAGGAAAATATGAGCATATGAATAGAATCAACTACTATATGTATGTTGCATTTGGTTTTTTACTTGTATTAAGTGGTTTTACAATATGGTATATGTTTCCAGATGCAGCAACGCATGCACAAACAATACAGATAAAAAGATTTATTTTATTTATCCATTTTATGGGTAGTGCAATTATCTCTTTCTTTACATTTGAAACAGTATATTCATACTTTGTTTCAGTAAAAGGTTATATTCCAGGTGTGATAACTGGGAAATTGCCAATTGAGTACTTAGAACAACTAAGACCAGATGTATTGGAAGAAGATAAAGATTTATTAAAAAGATAG
- the fdh3B gene encoding formate dehydrogenase FDH3 subunit beta, with the protein MSNNKINFARMKFYCDENRCIHCDGCSVACASAHELPVEISRRKVVTVNEGKQGMEFSLSVACMHCTDAPCEQVCPVDCFYIREDGIVLHDKNKCIGCSYCLYACPFGAPQFPSNGAFGTKGVMDKCTMCAGGPEETNSEHERELYGQNRIAEGKVPVCAAMCSTKALLVGDAESVANIYRERVLSFGHGTQSAPFGWDKAYGK; encoded by the coding sequence ATGAGTAATAATAAGATAAATTTTGCAAGAATGAAGTTCTATTGTGATGAAAATAGATGTATTCATTGTGATGGTTGTTCAGTTGCTTGTGCCTCGGCACATGAGTTACCAGTTGAGATTAGTAGAAGAAAAGTTGTTACTGTAAATGAGGGTAAACAAGGAATGGAGTTTTCATTATCTGTTGCTTGTATGCATTGTACAGATGCACCTTGTGAACAGGTTTGTCCAGTTGATTGTTTCTACATCAGAGAAGATGGTATAGTTTTACATGATAAAAATAAATGTATAGGTTGTTCATACTGTCTATATGCTTGTCCTTTTGGTGCACCACAATTTCCTAGCAATGGAGCTTTTGGTACAAAAGGTGTTATGGATAAATGTACTATGTGTGCTGGTGGTCCTGAAGAGACAAATAGTGAACATGAAAGAGAACTATACGGTCAAAATAGAATAGCTGAAGGTAAAGTTCCTGTATGTGCTGCTATGTGTTCAACAAAAGCTCTACTTGTTGGAGATGCTGAATCTGTAGCAAATATATATAGAGAAAGAGTTTTATCTTTCGGTCATGGAACTCAATCAGCACCATTTGGTTGGGATAAAGCTTATGGAAAATAA